The proteins below are encoded in one region of Danio rerio strain Tuebingen ecotype United States chromosome 14, GRCz12tu, whole genome shotgun sequence:
- the ctbp1l gene encoding C-terminal-binding protein 1 isoform X2, translated as MALMDKHKVKRQRLDRICEGIRPPILNGPMHPRPLVALLDGRDCTVEMPILKDVATVAFCDAQSTQEIHEKVLNEAVAALLYHTITLSRDDLDKFKGLRVIVRIGSGFDNVDIKAAAELGIAVCNVPAASVEETADTAMCLILNLYRRVTWMHQALREGTRASSVEQIREVAGGAARIRGETLGIIGLGRVGQAVALRAKAFGFGVIFYDPYLPDGVERSLGLQRMATLQDLLMHSDCVSLHCSLNEHNHHLINDFTIKQMRQGAFLVNTARGGLVDEKALAQALKEGRIRGAALDVHETEPFSFSQGPLKDAPNLICTPHTSWYSEQASIEAREEAAREVRRAITGQTSPGVHYLLLPVPRVCTVFILDPMLSCAGRIPDSLKNCVNKEYLMAASQWPSMEATTVHSELNGAAAYRFPAGLIGVAAGGLPGAGAGVEGIVAGSLPLAHAIAPVSHPPHTPSPGQPSKAEADRDIPSDQ; from the exons GCATTCGACCACCCATCCTCAATGGCCCAATGCACCCTCGTCCTCTGGTGGCGCTGCTGGATGGACGGGACTGTACAGTGGAGATGCCCATCCTGAAGGACGTGGCCACTGTGGCTTTCTGCGATGCCCAGTCCACCCAGGAGATCCATGAGAAG gtcttaaatgAGGCTGTTGCTGCTCTGCTCTACCACACCATTACACTGTCACGAGATGACCTGGACAAATTCAAAGGCCTCAGGGTCATTGTGAGGATCGGTAGTGGGTTCGACAACGTTGATATTAAAGCAGCAGCAGAGCTTG GTATTGCAGTGTGTAATGTGCCAGCTGCATCTGTGGAGGAGACGGCAGACACTGCCATGTGTCTAATTCTGAATCTGTACCGCCGCGTCACTTGGATGCATCAGGCACTGCGTGAAGGCACCCGAGCCTCCAGCGTGGAGCAGATCCGGGAAGTAGCCGGAGGCGCAGCACGTATTCGAGGAGAAACGCTGGGCATCATTGGGCTGG GACGTGTGGGGCAGGCAGTGGCTCTAAGGGCGAAAGCCTTTGGATTTGGAGTGATTTTCTACGACCCGTACCTGCCTGATGGAGTGGAGCGATCACTAGGGCTCCAGCGCATGGCGACACTACAGGACCTGCTTATGCACTCGGACTGTGTCTCGCTACACTGCAGCCTAAATGAACACAACCACCACCTCATCAATGACTTCACCATCAAACAG ATGCGTCAAGGCGCCTTCCTTGTGAACACTGCGCGTGGTGGCCTTGTGGATGAGAAAGCTCTGGCTCAGGCTCTGAAAGAGGGCAGAATACGAGGAGCAGCACTGGACGTCCACGAGACAGAGCCCTTCAG TTTCTCTCAGGGCCCACTGAAGGATGCCCCTAATCTTATCTGTACCCCACACACATCCTGGTACAGTGAACAGGCCTCCATTGAGGCCCGAGAGGAGGCAGCGCGGGAGGTGCGCAGAGCCATCACAGGTCAGACATCCCCAGGTGTTCACTATCTGCTTCTGCCTGTTCCCAGGGTCTgcaca GTCTTCATCCTTGACCCCATGCTCTCCTGTGCAGGTCGTATCCCAGACAGTCTGAAGAACTGTGTGAATAAGGAGTATTTGATGGCAGCCTCTCAGTGGCCGTCTATGGAGGCCACCACTGTGCACTCTGAACTCAATGGAGCTGCAGCCTATAG GTTTCCTGCAGGGCTGATTGGCGTAGCAGCGGGTGGGCTGCCCGGAGCCGGGGCAGGAGTGGAGGGCATTGTGGCTGGATCTCTACCCCTGGCCCACGCCATCGCCCCGGTCTCGCACCCACCTCATACCCCTTCCCCCGGGCAACCCTCCAAGGCCGAGGCAGACAGAGACATCCCTTCCGACCAATAG
- the ctbp1l gene encoding C-terminal-binding protein 1: MALMDKHKVKRQRLDRICEGIRPPILNGPMHPRPLVALLDGRDCTVEMPILKDVATVAFCDAQSTQEIHEKVLNEAVAALLYHTITLSRDDLDKFKGLRVIVRIGSGFDNVDIKAAAELGIAVCNVPAASVEETADTAMCLILNLYRRVTWMHQALREGTRASSVEQIREVAGGAARIRGETLGIIGLGRVGQAVALRAKAFGFGVIFYDPYLPDGVERSLGLQRMATLQDLLMHSDCVSLHCSLNEHNHHLINDFTIKQMRQGAFLVNTARGGLVDEKALAQALKEGRIRGAALDVHETEPFSFSQGPLKDAPNLICTPHTSWYSEQASIEAREEAAREVRRAITGRIPDSLKNCVNKEYLMAASQWPSMEATTVHSELNGAAAYRFPAGLIGVAAGGLPGAGAGVEGIVAGSLPLAHAIAPVSHPPHTPSPGQPSKAEADRDIPSDQ, translated from the exons GCATTCGACCACCCATCCTCAATGGCCCAATGCACCCTCGTCCTCTGGTGGCGCTGCTGGATGGACGGGACTGTACAGTGGAGATGCCCATCCTGAAGGACGTGGCCACTGTGGCTTTCTGCGATGCCCAGTCCACCCAGGAGATCCATGAGAAG gtcttaaatgAGGCTGTTGCTGCTCTGCTCTACCACACCATTACACTGTCACGAGATGACCTGGACAAATTCAAAGGCCTCAGGGTCATTGTGAGGATCGGTAGTGGGTTCGACAACGTTGATATTAAAGCAGCAGCAGAGCTTG GTATTGCAGTGTGTAATGTGCCAGCTGCATCTGTGGAGGAGACGGCAGACACTGCCATGTGTCTAATTCTGAATCTGTACCGCCGCGTCACTTGGATGCATCAGGCACTGCGTGAAGGCACCCGAGCCTCCAGCGTGGAGCAGATCCGGGAAGTAGCCGGAGGCGCAGCACGTATTCGAGGAGAAACGCTGGGCATCATTGGGCTGG GACGTGTGGGGCAGGCAGTGGCTCTAAGGGCGAAAGCCTTTGGATTTGGAGTGATTTTCTACGACCCGTACCTGCCTGATGGAGTGGAGCGATCACTAGGGCTCCAGCGCATGGCGACACTACAGGACCTGCTTATGCACTCGGACTGTGTCTCGCTACACTGCAGCCTAAATGAACACAACCACCACCTCATCAATGACTTCACCATCAAACAG ATGCGTCAAGGCGCCTTCCTTGTGAACACTGCGCGTGGTGGCCTTGTGGATGAGAAAGCTCTGGCTCAGGCTCTGAAAGAGGGCAGAATACGAGGAGCAGCACTGGACGTCCACGAGACAGAGCCCTTCAG TTTCTCTCAGGGCCCACTGAAGGATGCCCCTAATCTTATCTGTACCCCACACACATCCTGGTACAGTGAACAGGCCTCCATTGAGGCCCGAGAGGAGGCAGCGCGGGAGGTGCGCAGAGCCATCACAG GTCGTATCCCAGACAGTCTGAAGAACTGTGTGAATAAGGAGTATTTGATGGCAGCCTCTCAGTGGCCGTCTATGGAGGCCACCACTGTGCACTCTGAACTCAATGGAGCTGCAGCCTATAG GTTTCCTGCAGGGCTGATTGGCGTAGCAGCGGGTGGGCTGCCCGGAGCCGGGGCAGGAGTGGAGGGCATTGTGGCTGGATCTCTACCCCTGGCCCACGCCATCGCCCCGGTCTCGCACCCACCTCATACCCCTTCCCCCGGGCAACCCTCCAAGGCCGAGGCAGACAGAGACATCCCTTCCGACCAATAG